From Armatimonadota bacterium, one genomic window encodes:
- a CDS encoding homogentisate 1,2-dioxygenase — protein sequence MYRYVRLGKLPRKKHIQFRQPDGSLYAEQMFSTRGFDGPLSTMYHINLPTECKAWEDKGPCEPNYLKAEPLRHRHLKTSGIEPHGDAVTGRVPLMGNSDVIWNHVNVAEQMERYYKNAEMDEVLFIHDGSGTLESMYGDVEIREGDYLVIPRGTIYRLRFDKLPVRMISIESHGPVTVPRRYRNEYGQLLEHAPFTERDFRPPHELKTFDEKGDFEVLVKARQRYTLYTHPFHPFDIVGWDGYVYPMAFSIHDFQPITGTIHMPPPTHQTFHGHNFVICSFCPRALDTHPEAVVVPYYHSNVDSDEVMYYVNTKYKARKDIEEGSITVHPLGIPHGPQPGMVEKAIGQTRTEELVVMLDTFKPLWMTEESLKIEDPSYWESWKTH from the coding sequence ATGTACCGATACGTCCGACTCGGGAAGCTCCCGCGCAAGAAGCACATACAGTTCCGTCAGCCCGACGGCTCGCTCTACGCCGAGCAGATGTTCAGCACCCGAGGCTTCGACGGCCCGCTGAGCACGATGTACCACATCAACCTCCCGACGGAGTGCAAAGCGTGGGAGGACAAGGGCCCCTGCGAGCCGAACTACCTGAAGGCCGAGCCGCTGCGCCACCGCCACCTCAAGACCTCGGGGATCGAGCCGCACGGGGACGCCGTCACGGGGCGAGTCCCGCTCATGGGCAACAGCGACGTGATCTGGAACCACGTCAACGTCGCCGAGCAGATGGAGCGGTACTACAAGAACGCCGAGATGGACGAGGTGCTGTTCATCCACGACGGCAGCGGCACGCTCGAGTCGATGTACGGCGACGTCGAGATCCGCGAGGGCGACTACCTGGTCATCCCACGCGGCACGATCTACCGCCTGCGCTTCGACAAGCTCCCGGTGCGGATGATCTCGATCGAGAGCCACGGCCCGGTCACCGTCCCGCGCCGCTACCGCAACGAGTACGGCCAACTGCTAGAGCACGCGCCGTTCACCGAGCGCGACTTCCGGCCGCCGCACGAGCTGAAGACCTTCGACGAGAAGGGCGACTTCGAGGTCTTGGTCAAAGCAAGACAGAGGTACACGCTCTACACCCACCCCTTCCACCCGTTCGACATCGTCGGCTGGGACGGCTACGTCTACCCGATGGCGTTCTCCATCCACGACTTCCAGCCGATCACCGGCACGATCCATATGCCGCCGCCGACCCACCAGACGTTCCACGGACACAACTTCGTCATCTGCTCCTTCTGCCCGCGGGCGCTCGACACCCACCCCGAGGCGGTCGTCGTGCCGTACTACCACTCGAACGTTGACAGCGACGAGGTCATGTACTACGTCAACACCAAGTACAAGGCGCGCAAAGACATCGAGGAGGGCTCGATCACCGTCCACCCGCTCGGCATCCCCCACGGCCCCCAGCCCGGCATGGTCGAGAAGGCGATCGGCCAGACCCGCACCGAGGAGCTCGTCGTCATGCTCGACACCTTCAAGCCGCTCTGGATGACCGAGGAGTCGCTCAAGATCGAGGACCCGAGCTACTGGGAGAGCTGGAAGACGCACTAG
- a CDS encoding HEAT repeat domain-containing protein: MTRGLIIGAVVVVAFFAAFYAAARKMQSLSDWQYYDPYAVSTTVTSAEWVELYEYESQGSTGWAGLERLMASHDSGVAAYASELLCDQTTGSYEHFFRGMPSIQTSTKSSIGMGHYPMPLWYEALSIFNDEDSELREGAAYFIRIARSRSPYEIGAWSENEFGDALVGSIPSAEGAYAEHLAMTISMYPPEDDEALLALLDSDDAAVRKIVVQTLGKIALESYLEPLSNLANDPDSGVRQAVVTAKSTILKTVIPGTGLRRPVNSTESSKKRLGMP; encoded by the coding sequence ATGACGCGGGGTCTGATTATCGGTGCGGTCGTAGTCGTCGCGTTCTTTGCCGCGTTCTACGCTGCGGCGAGGAAGATGCAGTCGCTGTCCGATTGGCAATACTACGATCCGTACGCTGTATCAACTACTGTCACGTCTGCCGAGTGGGTCGAGCTGTATGAGTACGAATCACAGGGGTCTACAGGCTGGGCAGGCCTCGAACGACTGATGGCGAGCCACGATTCTGGAGTCGCAGCGTACGCATCCGAACTGCTCTGCGATCAGACGACCGGGAGCTACGAGCACTTCTTCCGAGGCATGCCGAGTATCCAGACGTCGACCAAGTCGTCGATAGGAATGGGTCACTATCCTATGCCCCTGTGGTACGAGGCGCTGAGCATCTTCAATGATGAAGACTCCGAACTGCGCGAGGGGGCGGCTTACTTCATCAGGATCGCGCGGTCGAGAAGTCCGTATGAGATCGGTGCGTGGAGCGAAAACGAGTTCGGCGATGCACTGGTGGGCTCGATTCCCAGCGCCGAAGGGGCGTATGCAGAGCACCTGGCTATGACGATCAGCATGTACCCGCCGGAAGATGACGAGGCGCTGCTCGCCTTGCTTGACTCGGACGATGCAGCGGTTCGCAAGATCGTCGTTCAGACGTTGGGAAAGATTGCTCTGGAATCGTATCTGGAGCCGCTCAGCAACTTGGCGAACGATCCTGACTCCGGTGTCAGACAGGCGGTCGTCACGGCCAAGAGCACCATTCTCAAGACCGTGATCCCGGGCACAGGGCTGCGAAGACCGGTTAACTCTACAGAGAGTTCGAAGAAAAGGCTCGGGATGCCCTAA
- a CDS encoding N-6 DNA methylase has product MAKSRKTGRVRRAATTSSVSRRTAHKETATRKKIDLILSNLGWECDEDKKACNVFTERPKTTAQKKALKGKEPDYVLYESGTDRAIAIIEAKRPGETLDAAIKKASEEYAEPLDVNIIFAADGGIVESFDRRSGSSLYLDEEPITDLLPESLLLRFANDGPTLATPPKNIQTKQELIRIFAQANDLLRKEGLREGLERFSEFSNLLFLKLISEIEDEREAKGEKRRLEKKYCWASFAKKPGDEMLDYLNDTVLPRLVGKYNHSGDVFQDRLQIASGTTLENIVKRLSTLSLLDAASDVKGDAFEYFLKHSITVGNDLGEYFTPRHIVRLIVELVDPKYKETVYDPCCGTGGFLIEAFHHIAQKVKHTPETRHFLQKKTIYGRELTGTASIAKMNMILAGDGHTNIVQCDTLEDPVKGEYNVVLTNFPFSQKTDFAGQYGLKTEDGNPVFLKHVIDACAKGGRVGVVVPEGLLFADTAQYVRVRRILTETCELEAVIALHNFVFRPYTGQPTSILIFKKGKSTKSVWFYDVDEDGYEKTSSKNGRPPIPGPNHLVELRSIWSEKPDSDRSFSVPIETIKKSNYKLSYSSYRPKEDRADWVPLGGEEGLCTLMLGATPSTKVKAYYGGEHPWAKIKDMKSRYVMKTEKRITDLGIEESSVKKLPTGTVLLSFKLTIGKVAISGCDLYTNEAIVGLIPKDKRVLPEYLYHILPSIDLRAYMQPAAKGLTLNKSILKTIRIPLPSLPEQRKFIKKMNNLEAKIVKAREAARDMEKDARDLAYGVIQR; this is encoded by the coding sequence ATGGCTAAGAGTCGCAAGACTGGAAGAGTCAGGAGAGCAGCGACAACTTCATCGGTGAGCCGACGCACGGCCCATAAGGAGACCGCAACAAGAAAGAAGATTGATTTGATTCTTTCAAATCTCGGTTGGGAGTGTGATGAAGACAAGAAGGCGTGCAATGTCTTCACCGAGCGACCGAAAACGACAGCGCAAAAGAAGGCTCTCAAGGGAAAAGAGCCCGATTACGTGCTGTATGAGTCCGGTACGGATCGTGCGATCGCAATCATAGAAGCAAAGCGACCAGGGGAAACTCTTGACGCCGCGATTAAGAAGGCGAGCGAGGAGTACGCTGAACCGCTCGATGTAAATATCATCTTCGCTGCAGACGGCGGCATCGTCGAGTCGTTCGACCGCCGCTCAGGATCTTCGCTCTATCTTGACGAGGAGCCGATAACTGACTTATTGCCCGAGTCGTTGCTCCTGCGCTTCGCGAACGACGGGCCGACTCTTGCGACTCCGCCAAAGAACATTCAGACGAAGCAGGAACTCATTCGCATTTTCGCACAGGCCAATGATCTGCTCCGCAAGGAGGGGCTGCGGGAAGGCCTCGAGAGGTTTAGCGAGTTCTCGAACCTCCTCTTCTTGAAACTCATCAGCGAGATCGAGGATGAGCGAGAAGCAAAGGGGGAGAAACGGAGACTAGAGAAGAAGTACTGCTGGGCTTCATTCGCGAAGAAGCCGGGCGATGAGATGCTCGATTACTTGAATGACACAGTCTTGCCGCGCTTGGTGGGCAAGTACAACCATAGTGGCGATGTCTTTCAGGATCGTCTTCAGATTGCAAGCGGCACTACCTTAGAGAATATCGTCAAGCGACTCTCAACGCTATCTCTGCTTGATGCCGCGTCTGACGTCAAGGGCGACGCGTTCGAGTATTTCCTCAAGCACTCCATCACCGTCGGCAATGACCTGGGCGAGTACTTCACCCCGCGCCACATCGTCCGCTTGATCGTCGAACTTGTCGACCCCAAATACAAGGAGACCGTGTACGATCCATGTTGCGGCACGGGTGGCTTCCTCATTGAGGCCTTCCATCATATTGCCCAGAAGGTCAAGCACACGCCGGAGACACGCCACTTCCTTCAAAAGAAGACAATTTATGGGCGAGAGCTGACAGGAACGGCCAGTATCGCGAAAATGAACATGATCCTAGCGGGCGACGGGCACACCAACATCGTGCAATGCGACACCCTCGAGGATCCCGTCAAGGGCGAGTATAACGTGGTTCTCACGAATTTTCCGTTCTCGCAAAAAACAGACTTTGCTGGTCAGTATGGCCTCAAGACGGAGGATGGCAATCCCGTATTCCTCAAACACGTCATCGACGCCTGCGCGAAGGGCGGGCGTGTCGGTGTCGTCGTGCCCGAAGGACTACTGTTCGCTGACACCGCACAATACGTCCGTGTACGTCGCATACTTACCGAGACATGCGAACTCGAAGCGGTCATTGCCCTGCATAACTTCGTCTTTCGTCCTTACACCGGACAACCGACTAGCATTCTGATTTTCAAAAAGGGAAAGTCCACTAAGTCAGTATGGTTCTACGATGTTGACGAGGATGGCTACGAAAAGACTTCGAGCAAAAATGGAAGACCGCCCATCCCCGGACCAAACCACTTGGTAGAGCTCCGTAGCATATGGAGCGAGAAGCCAGATAGTGACCGGTCTTTCTCGGTCCCGATCGAGACCATCAAGAAGTCGAATTACAAACTCTCCTACAGTTCGTATCGGCCAAAAGAGGATCGTGCCGACTGGGTTCCTTTGGGGGGCGAGGAAGGCCTCTGTACGCTGATGTTAGGTGCGACACCTTCCACCAAGGTGAAAGCCTATTATGGTGGAGAGCATCCTTGGGCAAAGATCAAAGATATGAAGTCGCGCTACGTGATGAAAACAGAAAAGCGCATAACAGATTTAGGCATCGAGGAATCTAGCGTGAAGAAGTTACCCACCGGTACCGTCCTTCTTAGCTTCAAACTTACGATAGGGAAAGTCGCGATCTCAGGGTGCGACTTGTACACCAATGAGGCCATTGTAGGTCTCATTCCGAAGGACAAGCGGGTTCTGCCCGAGTATTTGTATCACATCCTCCCTTCAATTGACCTACGGGCATATATGCAACCAGCCGCAAAAGGCTTGACACTCAACAAGAGCATCCTGAAGACCATACGCATTCCGCTGCCGTCGCTGCCAGAGCAGCGTAAATTCATAAAGAAGATGAATAACCTAGAAGCGAAAATCGTCAAGGCAAGAGAAGCTGCAAGGGACATGGAGAAAGATGCCCGAGACCTAGCCTATGGTGTTATTCAAAGATAG
- a CDS encoding S9 family peptidase, producing MKTIIGSLTVVLILTAGTAFAQDGLLTMDTYMEMESIRSPNISPDGELILFTRGYVDKMADRSRSNLWMVDVDGERVRELTHGDWRDSSPVWSPDGAQIAFISDRDGTSQLHVMWMDTREVAQLTHLERAPSSIKWSPDGKRIAFTSFVPDTESPLPVKLPKRPKGAQWAAPAIIVDRLAWQRDGSGYRRPGFTHVYTIGAILGGTPRKITSGDYNHGDPQWSADGETIYISGILKPEAEYLRGDSEIYAIDLASLEVTPLTDRNGPDRGQRISPDGRWIAYTGYDDENFTSTLSHLYMMDRRGRGKKTLAGDLPNSPGSVTWADDSSGVYFTMAAAGSTQIHFASISGDVRQVTEGVHRLSGLSISKGGQVATVRSDFTTPGQLVTFNVEDDEMRMLVDVNSDVLEGVTLGQAQELWFEAPDGVRAQGWLIRPANYEEGKKYPMVLWIHGGPWSMYTVGFSWTFQNFAANGYAVLFTNPRGSTGYGQEFVNGIQFSYPGKDYDDLMAGVDAAIATGVVDEDNMFVCGGSGGGVLTAWIVGHTGRFAAAVSMRPVINWASFVGTTDGASWYRQFESYPWEDPMEYHARSPLSLVGNVTTPTMVMTGEADLRTPMTQSEEYYRALKKLKKETLLVRMPEEYHGWRRPSHRMLQQLYLQAWFERYMR from the coding sequence ATGAAAACTATTATTGGATCCTTAACGGTCGTGCTGATCCTGACGGCGGGCACGGCCTTCGCCCAAGACGGCCTGCTGACGATGGACACCTACATGGAGATGGAGTCGATCCGAAGCCCGAACATCTCACCGGACGGCGAACTCATCCTTTTCACGCGAGGGTACGTGGACAAGATGGCCGACCGCTCGCGCAGCAACCTTTGGATGGTGGACGTCGACGGAGAGAGGGTGAGGGAGCTGACGCACGGCGACTGGAGAGACTCCAGCCCGGTATGGTCGCCGGACGGCGCCCAGATCGCGTTCATCTCCGACCGCGACGGCACGAGCCAGCTTCACGTGATGTGGATGGACACGCGCGAGGTCGCGCAACTGACGCACTTAGAGCGCGCGCCGAGCTCGATAAAGTGGTCGCCGGACGGCAAGCGGATCGCGTTCACGTCGTTCGTGCCGGACACGGAGTCGCCGTTGCCGGTCAAGCTGCCGAAGAGGCCCAAAGGGGCGCAGTGGGCGGCGCCGGCTATCATCGTAGACCGGCTCGCCTGGCAGCGCGACGGCAGCGGCTACCGTCGGCCCGGCTTCACGCACGTCTACACGATCGGCGCGATCCTGGGCGGCACTCCGCGCAAGATCACGAGCGGCGACTACAACCACGGCGACCCGCAGTGGTCCGCCGACGGCGAGACGATCTACATATCCGGGATCCTCAAGCCCGAGGCCGAGTACCTGCGCGGCGACAGCGAGATCTACGCGATCGACCTTGCTAGCCTGGAAGTCACCCCGCTGACCGACCGCAACGGCCCCGACCGCGGGCAGCGCATTTCTCCCGACGGTCGTTGGATCGCCTACACCGGCTACGACGACGAGAACTTCACGAGCACGCTCTCGCACCTCTACATGATGGATCGGCGCGGCAGGGGCAAGAAGACCCTCGCGGGCGACCTGCCGAACTCGCCAGGGAGCGTCACTTGGGCGGATGACAGCTCGGGCGTGTACTTCACGATGGCTGCGGCTGGCAGCACTCAAATCCACTTCGCCTCCATCTCGGGCGACGTGCGCCAAGTGACTGAGGGGGTCCACAGGCTGAGCGGGCTCTCGATCTCGAAGGGCGGGCAGGTCGCGACCGTTCGCTCGGACTTCACGACCCCCGGCCAACTCGTCACTTTCAACGTCGAAGACGACGAAATGAGAATGCTCGTGGACGTCAACTCCGACGTTCTAGAAGGCGTCACTCTCGGCCAAGCGCAGGAGCTGTGGTTCGAAGCGCCGGACGGCGTCCGCGCGCAAGGCTGGCTGATCAGGCCCGCGAACTACGAGGAGGGCAAGAAGTACCCGATGGTGCTGTGGATCCACGGCGGGCCGTGGTCGATGTACACGGTCGGGTTCAGTTGGACGTTCCAGAACTTCGCGGCGAACGGCTACGCGGTGCTGTTCACCAACCCGCGCGGCTCGACCGGATACGGCCAGGAGTTCGTGAACGGCATCCAGTTCTCGTACCCCGGCAAGGACTACGACGACCTGATGGCGGGCGTGGACGCTGCGATCGCGACGGGGGTCGTGGACGAGGACAACATGTTCGTCTGCGGCGGTAGCGGGGGCGGCGTGCTGACCGCGTGGATCGTCGGGCACACGGGCCGCTTTGCGGCGGCGGTCTCGATGCGTCCGGTGATCAACTGGGCGTCGTTCGTCGGGACGACGGACGGGGCGAGCTGGTACCGGCAGTTCGAGAGCTATCCGTGGGAGGATCCGATGGAGTACCACGCGCGCTCGCCGCTGAGCCTGGTCGGCAACGTCACGACCCCGACGATGGTGATGACCGGCGAGGCGGACCTGCGAACGCCGATGACCCAGAGCGAGGAGTACTACCGCGCGCTGAAGAAGCTGAAGAAGGAGACGCTGCTCGTGCGGATGCCGGAGGAGTACCACGGCTGGCGCCGCCCGAGCCACCGGATGCTGCAGCAGCTGTACCTGCAGGCGTGGTTTGAGAGGTATATGCGGTAG
- a CDS encoding PspA/IM30 family protein, giving the protein MKGFFRWLKALFHNTMANLEDPDVMLDRARRDMQEALVQKREKAVQSITQKNRLQQMLDQSEAKIAIATAVIILVIVFAFLLGAIAFR; this is encoded by the coding sequence ATGAAAGGATTTTTCCGATGGCTCAAGGCTCTGTTCCACAACACCATGGCCAACCTGGAAGATCCAGATGTCATGCTGGATCGGGCTCGGCGCGATATGCAAGAAGCGCTGGTGCAGAAAAGAGAGAAGGCCGTCCAGTCGATCACTCAAAAGAACCGCCTGCAACAGATGCTCGACCAGTCTGAGGCGAAAATAGCGATTGCAACTGCTGTTATCATCTTAGTCATCGTATTCGCGTTTCTCCTTGGTGCAATAGCTTTCCGCTGA
- a CDS encoding OmpA family protein: MPEGVPIIIKRKKATKHPHHGGAWKVAYADFITAMMAFFMVMWIIGMDDDDRMTIQSYFKDPVGFSKQAPKTPFTVAPGTTMPGGRFSPDSGQSMIDRDMESMEDVRKQLEKEFEDDPELRGMLADHAVEINVTPDGLVLEFIENEMNGEVFFLLGKEVVRPQAKKVMLKIAPILANSGRPLIIDGHTDARPFPGTGYDNFDLSLDRANAVRTVLRSGGVEASQVSMIRGFADTRPRVVDDPFHFSNRRVSILLPYKYREQTVFSGLPSELLRESTEGMFRLPLDLAGR, from the coding sequence ATGCCAGAAGGCGTACCCATCATCATCAAGAGGAAGAAGGCGACCAAGCACCCCCACCACGGCGGAGCGTGGAAGGTCGCGTACGCCGACTTCATCACGGCGATGATGGCGTTCTTCATGGTGATGTGGATCATCGGCATGGACGACGACGATCGAATGACCATCCAGTCGTACTTCAAGGACCCGGTCGGATTCAGCAAGCAAGCTCCCAAAACCCCGTTCACGGTTGCGCCGGGTACCACGATGCCTGGAGGCCGTTTTAGCCCAGACTCCGGCCAGTCTATGATCGATCGGGACATGGAGTCGATGGAAGACGTGCGCAAGCAGCTGGAGAAGGAGTTCGAGGACGATCCTGAGCTGCGCGGGATGCTGGCCGATCACGCCGTAGAGATCAACGTGACTCCGGACGGGCTCGTTCTGGAGTTCATCGAGAACGAGATGAACGGCGAAGTGTTCTTCCTGCTTGGCAAAGAAGTTGTGCGTCCGCAGGCAAAGAAGGTGATGCTCAAGATCGCGCCGATTCTCGCCAATTCGGGCCGGCCGCTGATCATCGATGGCCATACGGACGCGCGACCGTTCCCAGGCACGGGGTACGACAACTTCGACCTAAGCCTCGACCGGGCGAACGCCGTTCGAACAGTTCTGCGGTCGGGCGGAGTCGAAGCAAGCCAAGTGTCGATGATCCGCGGCTTCGCGGACACCCGGCCCCGAGTGGTGGACGATCCGTTCCACTTCAGCAACCGGCGGGTCTCGATTCTGCTGCCGTATAAGTACAGAGAGCAGACCGTGTTCAGCGGTCTTCCGAGCGAGCTGCTGCGCGAGTCGACCGAGGGCATGTTCAGGCTGCCGCTCGATCTGGCCGGCCGGTAG
- the atpC gene encoding ATP synthase F1 subunit epsilon yields the protein MAKEFKLSVVAPDRTVFEDMVVSFIAPGENGYLGVLAGHEASIVALKTGIVEFVTASDQRQYVSIGGGFLEMSGDGAIILADTAERSTDIDIERAEKALEEARRALRGEVSGVTSQQAVAELDRAMNRVKAAKHN from the coding sequence GTGGCGAAAGAGTTCAAGCTGTCAGTCGTAGCGCCAGACCGCACCGTGTTCGAAGACATGGTGGTGTCCTTCATCGCGCCGGGGGAGAACGGCTATCTGGGCGTGCTCGCGGGCCACGAGGCCTCGATCGTCGCGCTCAAGACCGGCATCGTCGAGTTCGTCACCGCCAGCGACCAGAGACAGTACGTCTCGATCGGCGGAGGTTTTCTCGAGATGAGCGGCGACGGCGCGATCATCCTCGCCGACACGGCCGAACGGTCGACAGATATCGACATTGAGCGCGCTGAGAAGGCGCTCGAAGAGGCTCGCCGAGCCTTGCGCGGAGAGGTCTCCGGCGTCACCAGCCAGCAGGCCGTGGCCGAGCTAGACCGCGCCATGAACCGAGTGAAAGCCGCAAAGCACAACTAG
- the motA gene encoding flagellar motor stator protein MotA — protein sequence MYTFIGIIAGSICVILGFIMADGEVMILVQPAEYLIIFGSTLGIFLSSNGMKVMQQTMQQMKGLLKPELTKQHYLDVLKMMYELFSIARKEGLLGLESHVEHPEESEIFKNYPTFLANHHAVCFFTDTMKVILTGAVGPHDLSEMMEVDLETTNEEEVQPGESVQNVADALPAIGIVAAVLGIIITMGKIGGSASAIGHAVAAALVGTFLGVFLAYVVAGPLGRALLQRVRLNGQYMKCLSHALFSFARGESPITCIEFARRNIDPSVRPGFTELEQTVKGKKPA from the coding sequence CGCAGGTTCGATCTGCGTCATCCTCGGCTTCATTATGGCCGACGGAGAAGTGATGATTTTGGTGCAGCCTGCGGAGTACCTCATCATCTTCGGCAGCACGCTCGGCATATTCCTCTCCTCGAACGGCATGAAGGTCATGCAGCAGACGATGCAGCAGATGAAGGGGCTGCTCAAGCCGGAGCTGACCAAGCAGCACTACCTCGATGTGCTGAAGATGATGTACGAGCTGTTCTCGATTGCGCGCAAGGAAGGGCTCTTAGGTCTCGAGTCGCACGTCGAGCATCCAGAGGAAAGCGAGATATTCAAGAACTATCCGACGTTCCTGGCCAACCACCACGCCGTTTGCTTTTTCACCGACACGATGAAGGTCATCCTCACGGGCGCGGTCGGGCCGCACGACCTTTCTGAGATGATGGAGGTCGATCTGGAGACGACGAACGAAGAGGAGGTGCAGCCGGGCGAGTCTGTTCAGAACGTTGCGGACGCGTTGCCGGCTATTGGCATAGTCGCCGCGGTCCTCGGCATCATCATCACGATGGGGAAGATCGGAGGATCTGCGTCCGCGATCGGCCACGCAGTGGCGGCCGCTCTAGTTGGTACGTTTCTAGGCGTGTTCTTGGCGTACGTCGTTGCAGGCCCGCTGGGAAGGGCGCTGCTCCAGCGAGTCCGGCTCAACGGCCAGTACATGAAGTGCCTAAGCCACGCGCTGTTCAGCTTCGCCAGGGGGGAGTCTCCGATCACGTGCATCGAGTTCGCGCGGCGTAACATCGACCCGAGCGTCCGGCCAGGGTTCACCGAGTTGGAGCAAACGGTCAAGGGCAAGAAGCCCGCCTAG
- the atpD gene encoding F0F1 ATP synthase subunit beta, producing MPSAGTVVQVMGPIVDVLFSTGSLPELNNAITIKDPERDINLVCEVAQHLGDGMVRTVALASTDGLVRGMPAEDSGDAIRVPVGEATLGRVFNLLGEPIDDKGPVNATQYNSIHRKPPVFTDQSVKVELLQTGLKVVDLLVPFNKGGKIGLFGGAGLGKTVLIQELIRNIAVEASGVSVFAGVGERTREGNDLWLEMQSTKFKDVDGVEKAVLDKTAMVFGQMNEPPGARLRVALTALTMAEYFRDEMGTDVLIFVDNIFRFVQAGSEVSALLGRMPSAVGYQPTLATEMGFLQERITSTSKGSVTSVQAVYVPADDPTDPAPATTFSHLDAYVYLERSIASKGLYPAVDPLASTSKNLDPAVVGQEHYDVATQVQQVLQRYRELQDIIAILGIDELSDDDKLAVARARKIERFLSQPNFVAEQFTGNPGRYVTIDETVTAFKEIVDGNLDHVPEQAFLYCGGIEDLHEKAKKLEAV from the coding sequence ATGCCTAGCGCCGGCACCGTCGTTCAAGTCATGGGCCCGATCGTGGACGTGCTGTTCAGCACCGGCTCGCTCCCCGAACTGAACAACGCGATCACCATCAAAGACCCGGAACGCGACATCAACCTCGTCTGCGAGGTGGCCCAGCACCTGGGCGACGGCATGGTCCGCACGGTCGCCCTCGCGAGCACCGACGGGCTCGTGCGAGGAATGCCTGCCGAAGACAGCGGCGATGCTATCAGGGTGCCGGTCGGCGAAGCGACCCTCGGGCGCGTGTTCAACCTGCTCGGCGAGCCTATCGACGACAAAGGCCCGGTCAACGCGACCCAGTACAACAGCATTCACCGGAAGCCGCCCGTCTTCACCGATCAGAGCGTGAAGGTCGAGCTTTTGCAGACCGGCCTGAAGGTCGTCGACCTGCTGGTGCCGTTCAACAAGGGCGGCAAGATCGGGCTGTTCGGCGGCGCGGGCCTCGGCAAGACGGTGCTCATCCAGGAGCTGATCCGCAACATCGCCGTCGAGGCGTCAGGCGTGTCCGTCTTCGCCGGAGTCGGCGAGCGCACCCGCGAAGGGAACGACCTCTGGCTCGAGATGCAAAGCACGAAGTTCAAGGACGTCGACGGCGTCGAGAAGGCGGTGCTCGACAAGACCGCGATGGTGTTCGGCCAGATGAACGAGCCCCCCGGTGCGCGCCTCCGGGTCGCTCTCACCGCGCTCACGATGGCTGAGTACTTCCGCGACGAAATGGGCACCGACGTGCTTATCTTCGTGGACAACATCTTCCGGTTCGTCCAAGCGGGCTCCGAGGTGTCGGCGCTGCTCGGTCGAATGCCGAGCGCGGTCGGCTACCAGCCGACGCTCGCCACCGAGATGGGCTTCCTGCAGGAGCGCATCACGTCGACGAGCAAAGGCTCGGTCACCTCGGTCCAAGCCGTCTACGTCCCTGCCGACGATCCGACCGACCCCGCGCCGGCGACCACGTTCAGCCACCTCGACGCGTACGTGTACCTGGAGCGCTCGATCGCTTCGAAGGGCCTATACCCGGCAGTCGACCCGCTGGCGTCGACGTCCAAGAACCTCGACCCGGCGGTCGTTGGGCAAGAGCACTACGACGTCGCCACGCAGGTGCAGCAGGTCTTACAGCGGTACAGGGAGCTGCAGGACATCATCGCCATTCTGGGCATCGACGAGCTGAGCGACGACGACAAGCTGGCCGTCGCCCGCGCCAGAAAGATCGAGCGGTTCCTCTCGCAGCCGAACTTCGTCGCAGAGCAGTTCACCGGCAACCCAGGACGGTACGTCACGATCGACGAAACGGTGACCGCCTTCAAGGAGATCGTCGACGGCAACCTCGATCATGTGCCGGAGCAGGCGTTCCTGTACTGCGGCGGCATCGAGGACCTCCACGAGAAGGCGAAGAAGCTGGAAGCGGTTTAA
- a CDS encoding flagellar biosynthesis anti-sigma factor FlgM has protein sequence MRISREQLKKVAESASDVTPESALVDEAVIRLTDRDLIQEITHKVMDMPDREEMIAELKARIESGDYDVSGDDVADAMIRRAIADQVR, from the coding sequence GTGAGAATATCCCGAGAGCAGTTGAAGAAGGTCGCCGAGTCCGCCAGCGACGTAACCCCCGAATCCGCACTGGTCGACGAAGCCGTCATCCGGCTGACTGACAGAGACCTCATCCAAGAGATCACCCACAAGGTCATGGACATGCCGGACCGCGAGGAGATGATCGCCGAGTTGAAGGCCCGGATCGAGTCCGGCGACTACGACGTGAGCGGCGACGACGTAGCGGACGCAATGATCCGCCGTGCGATCGCCGATCAAGTTCGCTAG